A region of Phaeodactylum tricornutum CCAP 1055/1 chromosome 14, whole genome shotgun sequence DNA encodes the following proteins:
- a CDS encoding predicted protein: MNVSLIGKIKRGIKEICSATSNNSFPAVVDNPCWGLPSQCSLSDLLRCFEKDKVVVYETDHFLALNKPPDLRMDGHHPSTVLKLLTYWYPPPAFQNLQSKGLLEKVSEFENYRNIEGNELRPCHQLDYATSGILLVARNRQAADQARVSFEERSTRKTYLALVHGHLSVPSNIPVMRRTDIDERMGRLEEIYRQSRRKHRKDTYRGYQPAHGLFQQLQQQHNHILNLSWKEVKASGKTEPFDRAAEVFNKLQYKTLFPEDKSAELSLPTFFRDESEDPNTLFIYASVAQVPHDFAMRINPSMSNASAYLKVGDSSLDYKPSLTRCVILKHAAIRGQPVTKVRLEPRTGRRHQLRVHSALLGHAIVGDQTYKAPGSPDLTDRMCLHSQCLEIPLFEELIKVEAPDPFLVKNREILVQHL; encoded by the exons ATGAACGTTTCGCTCATAGGCAAAATAAAAAGAGGTATTAAGGAAATTTGCTCGGCAACGAGCAATAATTCATTTCCAGCCGTTGTCGACAATCCATGTTGGGGTCTGCCGAGCCAATGTTCCTTGTCTGACTTGCTGCGATGCTTTGAAAAGGATAAAGTGGTCGTGTACGAAACTGATCATTTTCTAGCCTTGAACAAGCCACCGGATCTTCGAATGGATGGACACCACCCTTCGACGGTACTCAAGCTCCTAACCTATTGGTATCCTCCTCCTGCCTTCCAAAATCTTCAGAGTAAGGGACTTCTGGAAAAGGTTAGCGAGTTTGAAAACTACAGGAATATTGAAGGCAATGAGCTTAGACCCTGTCACCAATTGGATTACGCAACGTCAGGCATCCTTCTCGTCGCTCGGAATCGGCAAGCAGCGGATCAAGCTCGAGTTTCATTTGAAGAGCGGTCCACTCGAAAAACTTATTTGGCACTCGTCCACGGCCACCTATCGGTACCAAGCAATATTCCGGTCATGAGGAGAACGGACATTGATGAGCGAATGGGTCGGCTGGAGGAAATATACCGACAGAGTCGTCGCAAACACCGGAAGGACACATATAGAGGATATCAGCCTGCCCATGGCTTGTTTCAGCAGCTCCAGCAACAGCACA ACCATATCCTTAATTTAAGTTGGAAGGAGGTGAAGGCGTCCGGAAAAACTGAACCTTTTGATCGCGCAGCAGAAGTATTCAACAAACTTCAATACAAAACGTTGTTCCCCGAGGATAAAAGTGCCGAGTTGTCGCTCCCGACTTTCTTTCGCGATGAAAGTGAGGACCCAAACACACTCTTCATTTATGCTTCTGTCGCACAGGTTCCTCACGATTTTGCCATGCGAATAAATCCAAGCATGTCGAATGCCTCTGCATATTTGAAGGTTGGGGATTCATCCCTGGACTACAAGCCGTCTCTCACACGATGCGTGATTCTTAAGCATGCTGCCATTAGAGGGCAACCGGTTACAAAAGTTCGTCTTGAGCCTCGAACTGGGCGACGTCATCAGCTACGAGTACATTCCGCATTGTTAGGGCACGCCATAGTTGGAGATCAAACCTACAAAGCCCCAGGCTCTCCCGACCTAACGGATCGCATGTGTTTGCATTCTCAATGTCTCGAAATTCCACTTTTTGAGGAGTTAATCAAAGTCGAAGCACCAGATCCCTTCCTTGTAAAGAACCGTGAGATATTGGTACAGCATCTATGA
- a CDS encoding predicted protein, producing the protein MGPPPSDDVKIVIMRTVGGEIGSASSLAPKIGPLGLSPKKVGEDIQKATMDWKGLNVTVKLTVVNRQATVSMIPSSSSLVMKALNEPVRDRKKVKNVKHDGNLTLDQIIDIARQMRERSMARKLKGTVKEILGTANSIGCSVNGESPRDIQASIDDGEIEIPEE; encoded by the coding sequence ATGGGCCCTCCTCCGAGTGATGATGTTAAGATCGTGATCATGCGTACCGTTGGTGGTGAGATTGGTTCTGCCTCCTCCCTTGCCCCCAAGATCGGTCCTCTTGGTTTGTCCCCCAAGAAAGTTGGCGAGGATATTCAGAAGGCCACCATGGACTGGAAGGGTCTTAACGTTACCGTCAAGTTGACTGTAGTGAACCGTCAGGCGACTGTCAGTATGATTCCTTCCAGCTCGTCTCTCGTTATGAAGGCCTTAAACGAGCCCGTTCGTGACCGCAAGAAGGTCAAGAATGTCAAACATGACGGCAACTTGACGCTTGACCAGATCATTGATATTGCTCGTCAGATGCGCGAACGTTCCATGGCTCGTAAGCTGAAGGGAACTGTAAAAGAGATTCTCGGAACCGCCAACTCGATCGGATGCTCGGTCAACGGCGAATCGCCGCGCGATATTCAGGCAAGCATTGATGATGGTGAGATCGAGATCCCGGAAGAATAA